The segment ttaacggccttccggccgcctcctagaccctcaaaacggcaacaatgaagttttcttgttgcacaagtcgaagtggaatatcatagattatgaaactggtggaatgatatggggtatttatagtttATGGATATGGaattatatggaatattagagttggattggaataaggaaactaatgtagcttagggattaagcaaataaatataaggaaagtggtgcttggggaataagtaacttggagggaatttccgtccagcttttatgcttcatcttcaaggccgattttggataagataagtgtCGAATTAGCCAAAAGTCCCTCTCACATAAGTCATAGGAAACttcgtctagttttcagaacattttgaatctcgtcaattggatttgtgagtcatcagatatacccgaaacactgaagaggggtcaatctgccagcaatatcctttttgcatcttttcagctccattctcttcCTTTTGCATTCCAACTCCTATTTTtactgtaattaaatatttcaaagcttattaagtatattttagttctaaataataataataaaggctaaaatattaagatatgtttcacataaatatatataaaaacacacATATCAAGTTTGCAGGGAAATGCACTGCagaaactgcaacaagaaggggcacaccgtCTGTTACTGTAAAGCGCCAACACAACCCATCTCTCAAATCCCCACCGCGGGAGGAAGTCAAGCTTGTTATGAGTGTGGCGAAATTAggcacttcaagagaaactgcccaaagaCAAAGAATGATTTCTGCCCAAAGACAAAGAATGATGGCGATGTAGGAAGAATTTTGGCAATTGTCCATGAAGAAGCGATGGCAGATCCTAAcgtggttactggtacgtttcttctcagcAATTCTTATgaatgcattcttttcgatagtGTTGTGGAGAAAAGCTTCGTGAGCCATAAATTCAAACATCTACTAAAACAAAATCCCCAAACATTAAAAGACACATTCATAGTAGAGATGGCAAACGGAAAGACCAAGAGCaaaaatgatatatacataggatgcacaCTTACTCTAAAAAACTATTCATTTCAAATTGACCTTATGCCAGTCTCAATTAAAAGCTTTGACATTATAACCAACATGGATCGGTTAAGTCTTCATCATGCTAATATCCTATGTTTTGAAAGAGCCATTCATCTTAATCTGCCAAGTAACGAATCTctcgttatctatggcgacaaatctGGTGCAAATCTTCAAATCATTTCTTGCGTCAAGGCCAACAAGTATCTTCGCAAATATTACTGTTCCTTCTTAGCCCATGTAGTAGATAAGACACAAGAGGTAAAAATCATCAACGATATCCTTGAAGTCTATAATTTCCCTGATGTTTTTCCCAAAGATATCTCAGGAGTTCCTCCTGAACGTCAAGGCGAATTCTGAATCGACTTGATTCctagagctacccccgtagctaaatcccCATATCGTCTTGCACCGTCAgaaatgcaggaactatccagcaAGTTAAACGAACTTCTAAGCAAAGGCTTCATTAGACCAAACTTCTTAACCTGGGgtgcaccggtcttgttcgtgaaaaagaaggatggatcgttccgaatgtgcatagactaccgtgAACTAAACAAGCTTACCGTTAAGAACCGATACCATCTACCACGGATagacgacctcttcgatcaacttcaaggggcaagtttcttctccaagattgacctgAGATTAggataccatcagctacgagtctaGGAGGCTGCTATTTTAAAGACCTCTTTTAGAAGTCGCTACGGTCActatgaatttgtagtgatgccatttggtttaacaaacgcgcccgcagtgttcatggacctgatgaaccatgTGTGCCGACCTTACTTTGACAAGTTCGTTATAATTTTTATCGATGGTATACTAGTCTattctcgaagtaaggaagaacacatCCAACATTTACGACAATTCTTGGAAAATTTAAGGGCAGGGAAATTGTATGCGAAGTtatcgaagtgcgagttttggattcgaaaggtggacttcctaggtcatgtagtcaAAAATGAAGGGATACATGTTGATCCCTCCAAGATCAAAGCTATCAAAAACTGGACGACCCCACGAACCCCAACAGAGATTTGTCAGTTTCTAGGTCTCGTTGGCTATTacagaaggttcatccaaaacttctcaaagattgtGAAGCCACTTACTAccctgactcagaagggtgtaagCTTCAACTGGGAGGAGAAATAAGAAATTgctttccagacactaaagcaagccCTCTTCAGTGCACCAATCCTGTCCCTCCTAGAAGGAactgaagattttgtagtttactgtgatgcgtctaAGCAAGGGCTAGGTTGCATTCTTATGCAGTGAGGAAAGGTCATatcttatgcctcgagacaacttaaGAACCAcgaagtcaactataccacacacgacatcgaactgggagcagtggtttttgctctacaaatctggaggcattacctgtacggtacgaaatGCACGATctatcatcccggcaaggccaatgtagtagcaaaTGCCCTTAGTCGGAAAGAGTACTCGGGCCACCGAGTAAAGTATctaactatgactatccattcccacctatccacacagatcaaggaggctcagctggaagccttgaaacctgagaaCGTGACGGGTGAAGCattaagaggaatggaaaagaacttggaagtcaagggttaCAGAGTTCGTTATCTCTTGAAtcaaatctggacaccgaagtttggtggcaACAGAGATGTTGTCATGAATGTATCCCATAAAactcgatactccattcatccaggttcagaaaagatgtatctggacctcaagaaactctattggtggtcgaacatgaaagctgagattgctacctatgtgggcaagtgtctgacttgcgccaaagtcaaggtagaatatcaaaagccctcaggtctactacaacaaccagaaatacctaagtggaagtgggagcggattacaatggatttcataaccaagttacctagAACAACGGGTGctcatgacaccatttgggtaatcgtcgacaaactaaccaaatccgcacacttcctgccaataaaagaaactgacaaaatggagaagttaacaaggacatacatTAAAGACATAGTACgattgcatggtgtgccaatatctattatctctgactgagatagtagatttacctcgcggttttggcaatcactacaaaagtcCTTGGGAACCTATCTTGACATGCGTACAGCgtaccatcctcagacagatgggaaAAGAAAGAGAACCATAAAAatgttggaagacatgttgagagcttgtgtaaTAGATTTTGGTAAAttttgggatacccatttaccacgtgtcaaattctcgtacaacaacaactatcacactagcatgaaagttgctccatttgaagccctctagaACCGCAAGTGCAAAtctcctctgtgttgggctgaagtgggtgatacacaACTAGACAAGAACCAAGTACCCGACCATACTCTAACCAGTCTCGATATCATTCTAGAAACCACATAAAAGATTGTCCAAATTCGGGAA is part of the Lactuca sativa cultivar Salinas chromosome 7, Lsat_Salinas_v11, whole genome shotgun sequence genome and harbors:
- the LOC111907958 gene encoding uncharacterized protein LOC111907958; amino-acid sequence: MHCRNCNKKGHTVCYCKAPTQPISQIPTAGGSQACYECGEIRHFKRNCPKTKNDFCPKTKNDGDVGRILAIVHEEAMADPNVVTGTFLLSNSYECILFDSVVEKSFVSHKFKHLLKQNPQTLKDTFIVEMANGKTKSKNDIYIGCTLTLKNYSFQIDLMPVSIKSFDIITNMDRLSLHHANILCFERAIHLNLPSNESLVIYGDKSGANLQIISCVKANKYLRKYYCSFLAHVVDKTQEVKIINDILEVYNFPDVFPKDISGVPPERQGEF